A single genomic interval of Halorubrum aethiopicum harbors:
- the psmA gene encoding archaeal proteasome endopeptidase complex subunit alpha, with amino-acid sequence MMGGNDQQAYDRGTSLFSPDGRIYQVEYAREAVSRGAPSLGVRTADGIVFVAMSRATSTLMEAESIEKLHKLDDHLGTASAGHVADARQLIDLARRQSQGNRLRYGEPVGVETLTKFVTDHIQENTQRGGTRPYGAALLIGGIENGEPRLFAADPSGTPNEWKATVIGGGRQEIQDVLEEEWEEGLSLAEGIELGVRALAAHEEEFVPGDLAVATVTEADGYRTVSESEVSEAFEAAGLAGDEEEDDETPADDADADADAEDADGDGDEE; translated from the coding sequence ATGATGGGCGGCAACGACCAGCAGGCGTACGACCGCGGGACGTCGCTGTTCTCGCCGGACGGGCGCATCTACCAGGTCGAGTACGCCCGCGAGGCGGTCTCGCGCGGCGCGCCGAGTCTCGGCGTCCGGACGGCGGACGGGATCGTCTTCGTCGCGATGTCGAGGGCGACCTCGACGCTGATGGAGGCGGAGAGCATCGAGAAGCTCCACAAGCTCGACGACCACCTCGGCACCGCGAGCGCCGGCCACGTCGCGGACGCGCGACAGCTCATCGACCTCGCCCGCCGGCAGTCGCAGGGCAACCGCCTCCGCTACGGCGAGCCCGTCGGCGTCGAGACGCTGACGAAGTTCGTCACCGACCACATCCAGGAGAACACCCAGCGCGGCGGCACCCGGCCGTACGGCGCGGCGCTGCTCATCGGCGGGATCGAGAACGGCGAGCCGCGCCTGTTCGCGGCCGACCCCTCCGGAACCCCCAACGAGTGGAAGGCGACCGTCATCGGCGGCGGGAGACAGGAGATCCAGGACGTCCTTGAGGAGGAGTGGGAGGAGGGCCTCTCGCTCGCCGAGGGGATCGAACTCGGCGTCCGCGCGCTCGCGGCCCACGAGGAGGAGTTCGTCCCCGGCGACCTCGCGGTCGCGACGGTCACGGAGGCCGACGGGTACCGCACCGTCTCCGAAAGCGAGGTGAGCGAGGCGTTCGAGGCCGCCGGACTCGCCGGCGACGAGGAGGAGGACGACGAGACGCCCGCTGACGACGCTGACGCCGACGCCGACGCCGAGGACGCCGACGGCGACGGAGACGAGGAGTAA
- a CDS encoding competence/damage-inducible protein A, translating to MEVALITVGDELLSGDTVNTNANWLAARLADRGVSVTRILSVPDDRETIAERVAAYGDAFDRVIVTGGIGGTPDDVTVEAVADAFGRDMTVSELARADVEERLAEIATRIPDRDLDVDVDREAALPKGSRPLLNGAGLAPGCVLENVYVLPGIPEELKAMFESVADEFAGERRSRFLYTVEPEANIVPALEEAMERYEVTVGCYPDREAGHNRLKLVGTDDGELVAGSEWLLGAIDASETPVSRDWGDGDDADEPTNEDSDRSTPDRSERDPPRTG from the coding sequence ATGGAAGTCGCGTTGATCACGGTCGGCGACGAGCTGCTCTCCGGCGACACGGTGAACACGAACGCCAACTGGCTCGCGGCGCGGCTGGCCGATCGGGGCGTCTCGGTGACGCGGATCCTCTCGGTTCCGGACGACCGGGAGACGATCGCCGAGCGGGTGGCGGCCTACGGCGACGCCTTCGACCGCGTGATCGTCACCGGGGGGATCGGCGGGACGCCCGACGACGTGACGGTGGAGGCGGTCGCGGACGCGTTCGGGCGCGACATGACCGTCTCGGAACTCGCACGCGCCGACGTCGAGGAGCGGCTGGCCGAGATCGCGACCCGGATCCCGGACCGCGACCTCGACGTGGATGTCGATCGGGAGGCGGCGCTCCCCAAGGGGAGCCGACCGCTGTTGAACGGAGCGGGGCTCGCGCCCGGCTGCGTGCTCGAGAACGTGTACGTCCTGCCGGGGATCCCCGAGGAGCTGAAGGCGATGTTCGAGTCGGTCGCCGACGAGTTCGCGGGCGAGCGCCGGTCGCGGTTCCTCTACACGGTCGAGCCCGAGGCGAACATCGTCCCCGCCCTCGAGGAGGCGATGGAGCGGTACGAGGTTACGGTCGGCTGTTACCCCGACCGGGAGGCGGGTCACAACCGCCTGAAGCTCGTCGGCACCGACGACGGGGAGCTGGTCGCCGGGAGCGAGTGGCTGCTCGGAGCCATCGACGCCAGCGAGACGCCCGTCTCGCGCGACTGGGGCGACGGCGACGACGCGGACGAACCCACGAACGAGGACTCGGACCGCTCGACGCCGGACCGGTCGGAGCGGGACCCGCCGCGTACCGGTTAA
- a CDS encoding dihydrofolate reductase — MAGTDSDTDDAVDPAVDPDDVSFVLVAAVAENGVIGADGGMPWHYPADLAHFKRLTSGHPVVLGRVTYESIADRIGGPLPDRTSVVLTTRDPDLPEEVVVAGGVEEAAARARTAATERGVEEVYVIGGASVYEAFLPLADRMVLTEVPESPDGDTRFPAWDPDEWVELDREREGDLAFVTYERVAE; from the coding sequence ATGGCGGGGACCGACTCCGACACCGACGACGCAGTCGATCCCGCCGTCGACCCCGACGACGTGTCGTTCGTCCTCGTCGCGGCCGTCGCGGAGAACGGCGTCATCGGCGCGGACGGCGGGATGCCGTGGCACTACCCGGCGGATCTGGCGCACTTCAAGCGGCTGACGAGCGGGCATCCCGTGGTCCTCGGCCGGGTCACCTACGAGAGCATCGCCGACCGGATCGGCGGCCCGCTCCCGGACCGGACGAGCGTCGTGTTGACGACGCGTGACCCGGACCTCCCCGAGGAGGTCGTCGTCGCCGGCGGCGTCGAGGAGGCGGCGGCGCGAGCGCGGACGGCCGCGACCGAGCGCGGCGTCGAGGAGGTGTACGTGATCGGCGGCGCGAGCGTCTACGAGGCGTTCCTCCCGCTCGCCGACCGGATGGTTCTCACGGAGGTGCCGGAGTCGCCCGACGGCGACACGCGCTTCCCGGCGTGGGACCCCGACGAGTGGGTCGAACTCGACCGGGAGCGCGAGGGCGACCTCGCGTTCGTCACCTACGAGCGGGTCGCGGAGTGA
- the thyA gene encoding thymidylate synthase — MQQYLDLVDDALSTGTYKPNRTGVDTIATFSAGYTVDLAEGFPLLTTKRMDGYRWNSLIHEVIWYLSGEEHIENLREETKIWDAWADEEGRLDTAYGRFWRRYPVPDDGDALPGETWPEDGHRWVTVEEDADGTTRRTFDQIAYVLDTLEENPNSRRMVVNAWHPANATVSTLPPCHYTFVVNVQGGRLNLHLTQRSGDIALGVPFNVAAYALLANALAQRTGFEVGEFGHTIVDAHAYCGRGDRGAWYGENLPALQARLADAEGKADYRDVKAWLEDAAPAEADGEEGYDHVPGLLEQLSREPRERPRIEIADVPLDELTYDDVEVVDYDCAEGISFAVAE, encoded by the coding sequence ATGCAACAGTACCTCGACCTCGTCGACGACGCGCTCTCGACGGGCACGTACAAGCCGAACCGGACCGGCGTGGACACGATCGCGACGTTCAGCGCCGGCTACACCGTCGACCTCGCGGAGGGGTTCCCGCTTCTCACGACGAAGCGGATGGACGGCTACCGCTGGAACTCGCTCATCCACGAGGTGATCTGGTATCTCTCCGGAGAGGAGCACATCGAGAACCTCCGCGAGGAGACGAAGATCTGGGACGCCTGGGCCGACGAGGAGGGCCGTCTCGACACGGCGTACGGCCGGTTCTGGCGGCGGTACCCGGTGCCGGACGACGGCGACGCGCTCCCCGGCGAGACGTGGCCCGAGGACGGTCACCGCTGGGTGACCGTCGAGGAGGACGCGGACGGGACGACGCGGCGAACCTTCGACCAGATCGCCTACGTGCTCGACACGCTCGAGGAGAACCCGAACTCCCGCCGGATGGTGGTGAACGCGTGGCACCCCGCGAACGCGACCGTCTCGACGCTGCCGCCGTGTCACTACACCTTCGTCGTCAACGTCCAGGGCGGGAGGCTCAACCTCCATCTCACCCAGCGGTCCGGCGACATCGCACTCGGCGTCCCGTTCAACGTCGCGGCGTACGCGCTGCTCGCGAACGCGCTCGCACAACGGACCGGGTTCGAGGTCGGCGAGTTCGGCCACACGATCGTCGACGCGCACGCCTACTGCGGCCGGGGCGACCGCGGCGCGTGGTACGGCGAGAACCTCCCCGCGCTCCAGGCGCGGCTCGCGGACGCGGAGGGGAAGGCCGACTACCGCGACGTCAAGGCCTGGCTCGAGGACGCCGCCCCCGCTGAGGCCGACGGCGAGGAGGGGTACGACCACGTCCCCGGCCTCCTCGAACAGCTCTCTCGCGAGCCCCGCGAGCGCCCCCGGATCGAGATCGCGGACGTGCCGCTCGACGAACTGACCTACGACGACGTCGAGGTCGTCGACTACGACTGCGCCGAGGGGATCTCGTTCGCGGTCGCGGAGTGA
- a CDS encoding aminotransferase class I/II-fold pyridoxal phosphate-dependent enzyme gives MVIDPFGLERWFAKYEHEADVMLAESGIRSLEADRFDLDPGEVGYVIPTNGDPEFRARVGDRYGRSADEVLFTCGTQEANFLTFLSLVASSDPVGDDGIGSGSHAVVVTPTYQALHAVPDAFGEVTRVELSPPEWELDPDAVADAVREDTAVVVVNNPNNPTGRYHAEERVREVYDVAVENDAYLLCDEVYRLLASSPQEPVASFGAHGISTTSLTKAYGLSGLRFGWIAGPEPVVERAWRWKDYTTISPSIFGQHVAKQALGRREERILAENRELADGNRERIAAWVDRHGLEWHEPASVNAFPTIPEGFADAREFCRTVVEEAGVVLAPGDLFGFPDRFRIGFGHRRETLEEGLDRVSAVIEAHAEGDVEANDGAETDDRAEANKGTETADDPVPDGGSR, from the coding sequence ATGGTAATCGATCCGTTCGGGCTCGAGCGGTGGTTCGCGAAGTACGAACACGAGGCGGACGTCATGCTCGCCGAGAGCGGGATCCGGTCGCTCGAGGCGGACCGGTTCGACCTCGACCCCGGCGAGGTAGGGTACGTGATCCCCACGAACGGCGACCCGGAGTTCCGCGCCCGCGTCGGCGACCGGTACGGCCGGAGCGCCGACGAGGTCCTGTTCACCTGCGGCACCCAGGAGGCGAACTTCCTGACGTTCCTCTCGCTCGTCGCCTCGAGCGACCCCGTCGGCGACGACGGGATCGGATCCGGCTCGCACGCCGTCGTCGTCACGCCGACCTACCAGGCGCTCCACGCCGTGCCCGATGCGTTCGGCGAGGTCACCCGCGTGGAACTCTCCCCGCCGGAGTGGGAGCTTGACCCCGACGCGGTCGCGGACGCGGTCCGCGAGGACACGGCGGTCGTCGTCGTGAACAACCCGAACAACCCGACCGGCCGCTATCACGCCGAGGAGCGGGTGCGGGAGGTGTACGACGTGGCCGTCGAGAACGACGCCTACCTGCTGTGTGACGAGGTGTACCGGCTGCTCGCGTCGTCCCCGCAGGAGCCGGTGGCGAGCTTCGGCGCGCACGGGATATCGACGACGAGCCTGACGAAGGCGTACGGGCTCTCCGGCCTGCGGTTCGGCTGGATCGCCGGGCCGGAGCCGGTCGTCGAGCGCGCCTGGCGGTGGAAGGACTACACCACCATCTCGCCGAGCATCTTCGGCCAGCACGTCGCGAAACAGGCACTCGGCCGGCGCGAGGAGCGGATCTTGGCGGAGAACCGCGAACTGGCCGACGGGAACCGCGAGCGGATCGCGGCGTGGGTGGACCGCCACGGGCTGGAGTGGCACGAGCCCGCCTCCGTCAACGCCTTCCCGACGATCCCCGAGGGGTTCGCGGACGCCCGCGAGTTCTGTCGGACCGTCGTCGAGGAGGCGGGCGTCGTGCTCGCGCCCGGCGACCTCTTCGGGTTCCCGGACCGCTTCCGGATCGGCTTCGGGCACCGACGGGAGACCCTCGAGGAGGGGCTCGACCGGGTGAGCGCGGTCATCGAGGCGCACGCGGAGGGCGACGTGGAGGCGAACGACGGCGCGGAGACGGACGACCGCGCGGAGGCGAACAAAGGGACGGAGACGGCCGACGACCCGGTCCCGGACGGAGGGAGCCGCTGA
- a CDS encoding translation initiation factor IF-5A, with product MPREQKQVRELQEGSYVMMDDSPCKINHYSTAKPGKHGSAKARVEGKGVFDEKKRSLSQPVDAKVWVPIIERKQGQVVSVSGDDAQVMDLDTYETFTMRIPEGEDFSSDDTIEYLEYEGQRKVVG from the coding sequence ATGCCGCGAGAGCAGAAGCAGGTTCGAGAACTCCAGGAGGGGAGCTACGTCATGATGGACGACTCGCCCTGTAAGATCAACCACTACAGCACCGCCAAGCCCGGTAAACACGGGAGCGCCAAGGCTCGAGTCGAGGGGAAGGGCGTCTTCGACGAGAAGAAGCGCTCGCTCTCCCAGCCGGTCGACGCGAAGGTGTGGGTGCCGATCATCGAGCGGAAGCAGGGCCAGGTCGTCTCCGTCTCCGGCGACGACGCGCAGGTCATGGACCTGGACACCTACGAGACGTTCACGATGCGGATCCCCGAGGGCGAGGACTTCTCCTCGGACGACACCATCGAGTACCTGGAGTACGAGGGCCAGCGCAAGGTCGTCGGGTAG
- the speB gene encoding agmatinase yields MFPGATADRDAASYVVVGAPLDATTTFQPGTRFGPDRVRRFSETYDDYDRRTDSHFSALGVHDAGDVAPWDDTREYLDHLAAELRSVVLDGAIPLALGGEHTVTYAGVEAVTPDTLVVVDAHLDLRAEYAGNPWNHACVTRHALDVVDRAVIVGARTGSPEEWDRAAEDDVEVVAPEDARGWLDDLDPGRFADGSTYLSVDVDGVDPGFAPGTGTMEPFGLHPREVRDLVRTVAPHAEGFDVVEVNDRDDGQAAALGGKLLREFVHSHAAGSSA; encoded by the coding sequence ATGTTCCCCGGAGCGACCGCCGACCGCGACGCGGCCTCGTACGTGGTCGTCGGCGCTCCCCTCGACGCCACGACCACGTTCCAACCCGGCACCCGGTTCGGACCCGACCGGGTCCGGCGCTTCTCCGAGACCTACGACGACTACGACCGGCGAACGGACAGTCACTTCTCCGCGCTCGGCGTCCACGACGCGGGCGACGTCGCCCCCTGGGACGACACGCGCGAGTACCTCGATCACCTCGCCGCCGAACTCAGAAGCGTCGTCCTCGACGGCGCGATCCCGCTCGCGCTCGGCGGGGAACACACCGTCACCTACGCCGGCGTCGAGGCGGTCACCCCGGACACGCTCGTCGTCGTCGACGCCCACCTCGACCTCCGGGCGGAGTACGCCGGCAACCCGTGGAACCACGCCTGCGTCACCCGCCACGCGCTCGACGTCGTCGACCGCGCGGTGATCGTCGGCGCACGAACCGGCTCCCCGGAGGAGTGGGACCGCGCCGCGGAGGACGACGTGGAGGTCGTCGCGCCCGAGGACGCTCGCGGCTGGCTCGACGACCTCGATCCGGGCCGGTTCGCCGACGGGTCGACGTACCTCTCCGTCGACGTCGACGGGGTCGACCCGGGATTCGCGCCCGGCACCGGAACGATGGAGCCGTTCGGGCTCCACCCGCGCGAGGTCCGCGACCTCGTGCGGACGGTCGCGCCGCACGCCGAGGGCTTCGACGTCGTCGAAGTGAACGACCGCGACGACGGCCAGGCCGCGGCGCTGGGGGGAAAACTGCTCCGGGAGTTCGTTCACTCACACGCCGCGGGCTCGTCGGCGTAG
- a CDS encoding M20/M25/M40 family metallo-hydrolase produces MATPIHERPADLLSELVRFETVNPPGDERACIEYIDGLLTEAGIATETLAADPERPNLLARLPGGDAPTLLMQGHVDVVPTDGQEWDEPPFSGTRKDGFVWGRGALDMKGGVAMMVAAMLRAAEEGVEPAGDVLLAVLSDEETGGDVGARYLVENHPERFADVEYAIGEFGGFPLRVDGTEFYPIQVAEKRVCWLEATVTGRGGHASRPQRDGAMHALGELLTRLTEQRLPVRITPPAREFVEALAAEAEPERAEQLRGLLDPERTDEILDELGPVAERLDPMLHNTVSPTVVDGGGKVNVHPAEIDLRLDARLLPGVTPEEFLEEVREVVGDIEGVEFEVTRFDGGEGKRVDMGLFDLLCDSLTENHPEAVPVPFLLTGATDGRFFEQLDVQPYGYTPLKLPPTFEFEALVHAANERVPAEAIAFGTDTLSTVIREYGSA; encoded by the coding sequence ATGGCCACACCGATTCACGAGCGACCGGCCGATCTGCTGTCGGAACTCGTTCGATTCGAGACCGTGAACCCGCCTGGCGACGAGCGTGCCTGTATCGAGTACATCGACGGCCTTCTGACCGAGGCGGGGATAGCGACCGAGACGCTGGCCGCCGATCCGGAGCGACCCAATCTGCTCGCCCGCCTGCCGGGCGGGGACGCGCCGACGCTGCTGATGCAGGGCCACGTCGACGTGGTCCCGACGGACGGCCAGGAGTGGGACGAGCCGCCGTTTTCCGGCACACGGAAGGACGGATTCGTCTGGGGCCGCGGCGCGCTGGACATGAAGGGGGGCGTCGCGATGATGGTCGCGGCGATGCTTCGGGCCGCCGAGGAGGGGGTCGAACCCGCGGGCGACGTGCTGTTGGCGGTGCTCTCCGACGAGGAGACGGGCGGCGACGTCGGCGCAAGGTATCTCGTCGAGAACCATCCCGAGCGCTTCGCGGACGTGGAGTACGCGATCGGCGAGTTCGGCGGCTTCCCGCTGCGCGTCGACGGGACGGAGTTCTACCCGATCCAGGTGGCGGAAAAGCGGGTCTGCTGGCTCGAGGCGACGGTGACCGGCCGCGGCGGCCACGCCTCTCGGCCGCAGCGCGACGGCGCGATGCACGCGCTCGGGGAGCTGCTCACCCGATTGACCGAACAGCGCCTGCCCGTCCGCATCACGCCGCCCGCCCGGGAGTTCGTCGAGGCGCTCGCCGCCGAGGCCGAACCCGAGCGAGCCGAGCAGTTGCGGGGACTGTTGGACCCCGAACGCACCGACGAGATCCTGGACGAGCTCGGCCCCGTCGCCGAGCGGTTGGACCCGATGCTTCACAACACGGTGAGCCCGACGGTCGTCGACGGCGGCGGGAAGGTGAACGTCCACCCGGCGGAGATCGACCTCCGCCTCGACGCGCGGCTGCTCCCGGGCGTGACGCCCGAGGAGTTCCTCGAGGAGGTCCGGGAGGTCGTCGGCGACATCGAGGGCGTCGAGTTCGAGGTCACGCGGTTCGACGGCGGCGAGGGCAAGCGCGTCGACATGGGGCTGTTCGATCTGCTGTGCGACTCCCTGACGGAGAACCACCCCGAGGCCGTCCCTGTCCCGTTCCTGCTCACCGGCGCGACCGACGGGCGGTTCTTCGAGCAGCTGGACGTCCAGCCCTACGGGTACACCCCGCTGAAGCTCCCACCGACGTTCGAGTTCGAGGCGCTGGTCCACGCCGCGAACGAGCGCGTTCCCGCCGAGGCCATCGCGTTCGGAACCGACACCCTCTCGACGGTGATCCGGGAGTACGGCTCCGCGTAG
- a CDS encoding helix-turn-helix transcriptional regulator, giving the protein MTQISSRPRSELLAVGIFVTAVTILVTQFISATPAAVAVGDESTRIGNLGWQFTLRDVALITISAYAAGGSTIVLLNETDSTSSTIADTKQTNASTQQSTSESSNELLEARREEWETVSERLTSNEELVYQTVLEADGVLPQSEIVDRTDLSKATVSRTLDSLEAKNLAERKRHGMGNTVLLT; this is encoded by the coding sequence ATGACACAGATATCTTCCCGACCGCGCTCTGAACTCCTCGCTGTCGGTATCTTTGTCACTGCTGTAACGATCCTCGTCACGCAGTTCATAAGCGCAACGCCAGCCGCCGTCGCGGTTGGTGACGAGAGTACACGAATTGGGAATCTCGGATGGCAATTCACGCTCCGCGACGTGGCCCTCATTACTATTTCAGCGTATGCCGCCGGCGGAAGCACGATCGTACTCCTCAACGAGACAGATTCGACATCGTCGACGATCGCGGACACCAAGCAAACGAACGCTTCCACACAGCAGTCTACCAGCGAGTCCAGTAACGAGCTACTCGAGGCCCGCCGAGAAGAGTGGGAAACCGTTTCGGAACGACTCACGAGTAATGAGGAGCTGGTTTATCAAACGGTACTCGAGGCCGACGGTGTCCTACCACAGAGCGAGATAGTTGACCGAACAGACCTCTCAAAAGCGACAGTCAGCCGTACGCTCGATAGTCTGGAGGCGAAAAACCTCGCCGAGCGGAAGCGCCACGGCATGGGGAACACGGTACTGCTTACGTAG
- a CDS encoding DMT family transporter — MKRYENALGFLALAALWGASYPAIRAAKAGVEPLLMAALRFDAIGVVVLGYALARSQQVRPTSADTTAILIGGVGMIAVHNGLLFVGQTMVTGAVGAVVLATVPIWSVAFAVVALDTARPTPTRVFGILLGLVGTSILVVPGPTDIQPPDPLGVTLMTASAVTFALAAVALRRETPTLGVAARQGWMMLVGGIVLHVASLARGEPQTVALTSDVLIAFGFLVLAAGVVGYLLYYTLLDRLGPVEVNLFGYVAPVFAAITGWLFLDERLAATTVVGFLVIAVGFVLVKRDAIRDALIDEAVPATGD, encoded by the coding sequence GTGAAGCGTTACGAGAACGCCCTCGGGTTCCTCGCGCTCGCCGCCCTCTGGGGCGCCTCCTATCCCGCTATACGCGCCGCGAAAGCGGGCGTCGAGCCGCTGCTGATGGCCGCACTCCGGTTCGACGCCATCGGCGTCGTCGTCCTCGGCTACGCACTCGCCCGCAGCCAACAGGTCCGCCCCACCAGCGCCGACACCACGGCTATCCTGATCGGTGGTGTCGGCATGATCGCTGTCCACAACGGCCTCCTCTTCGTCGGCCAGACCATGGTCACCGGGGCCGTCGGCGCGGTCGTTCTCGCCACCGTCCCCATCTGGAGCGTCGCGTTCGCCGTCGTCGCTCTCGACACCGCTCGCCCGACGCCCACGCGCGTCTTCGGTATCCTCCTCGGCCTCGTCGGCACCAGCATCCTCGTCGTACCCGGCCCCACCGACATACAGCCACCCGACCCACTCGGCGTCACACTCATGACCGCGAGCGCGGTCACGTTCGCGCTCGCCGCCGTCGCCCTTCGCCGCGAAACCCCCACGCTCGGCGTCGCCGCCCGCCAGGGCTGGATGATGCTCGTCGGCGGCATCGTCCTCCACGTCGCCAGCCTCGCCCGCGGCGAACCCCAGACCGTCGCACTCACCTCGGACGTACTCATCGCGTTCGGGTTCCTCGTGCTCGCCGCCGGCGTCGTCGGCTACCTCCTCTACTACACGCTCCTAGACCGCCTCGGTCCCGTCGAGGTCAACCTCTTCGGGTACGTCGCCCCCGTGTTCGCCGCCATAACCGGATGGCTCTTCCTCGACGAACGTCTCGCCGCGACCACCGTTGTCGGCTTCCTCGTCATCGCCGTCGGCTTCGTGCTCGTCAAACGCGACGCTATTCGCGACGCGCTCATCGACGAGGCCGTACCAGCGACCGGCGACTAA
- a CDS encoding helix-turn-helix domain-containing protein, with amino-acid sequence MIDARFRIRLPPDLYIADLSEAFPDATFRLLSGVRSGATAKELGEVLTRTPESVAAAFREHDAVDAYEVLERTDDRLLTTYETTDVDLYAFVEAGGFPPEFPIEVRNEFYEFDLTGTREEFDQLRKTLETSGTEYELLSKVNKKRADRLLTRRQEELLAAGLREDYFEVPRGCTLADLADVVGVDKSTASGIVRRAQAQLIAWYLTDVKTE; translated from the coding sequence ATGATCGACGCTCGGTTCCGCATTCGCCTCCCGCCGGACCTGTACATCGCCGACCTGTCGGAAGCGTTCCCCGACGCGACCTTTCGCCTGCTGTCCGGCGTCCGCAGCGGCGCCACCGCGAAGGAACTCGGTGAGGTGCTGACTCGGACTCCGGAGTCGGTCGCGGCGGCGTTTCGCGAGCACGATGCGGTCGACGCGTACGAGGTGTTAGAACGCACCGACGACCGACTCCTCACGACGTACGAGACGACCGACGTCGACCTCTACGCCTTCGTCGAAGCCGGGGGGTTCCCGCCCGAGTTTCCGATCGAAGTGCGGAACGAGTTCTACGAGTTCGACCTGACCGGCACTCGCGAGGAGTTCGACCAGCTCCGAAAGACGCTGGAAACGAGCGGTACCGAGTACGAACTCCTCTCGAAGGTGAACAAGAAGCGGGCGGACCGACTCCTCACACGCCGACAAGAGGAGCTCCTCGCCGCCGGCCTCAGAGAGGATTACTTCGAGGTCCCGCGAGGGTGTACGCTGGCGGATCTCGCCGACGTGGTCGGCGTGGACAAGTCGACCGCGAGCGGGATCGTCCGCCGGGCGCAGGCGCAGCTTATTGCGTGGTACCTGACCGACGTGAAGACCGAGTGA
- a CDS encoding NAD(P)-dependent alcohol dehydrogenase codes for MAETITTTSNSDEDEMNAVVYSKYGDPDVLEVRTIDKPVIEDDEVLVRVHAAGVDRGVWHLMMGLPYPIRLVGYGFRAPKNPVLGMDVAGVVEAIGKNVTRFQSGDEVFGIGRGSYADYARAHEDKLAPKPTNLSFKQAAAVAISGLTALQGLRDHGRIEPGQKVLIIGASGGVGTFAVQIAKAFDAHVTGVCSTAKMDLVQSIGADHVIDYTRDDFAERKQHYDLILDIGGNSSLARLRRALVPQGTLVIVGGETGGRWLGGIDRQFRALVLSPFVSQKLGTFVSSENHDDLLVLKDLIESEKVTPIIDRTYPLTEVPEAIRYLEDGHAKGKIVITSG; via the coding sequence ATGGCAGAAACAATCACAACGACATCGAATTCGGACGAGGACGAGATGAACGCGGTCGTGTATTCGAAATATGGAGATCCTGACGTTCTCGAAGTCAGGACAATCGACAAGCCAGTGATCGAGGATGATGAGGTGCTGGTACGCGTTCACGCGGCTGGCGTGGATCGGGGCGTCTGGCATCTCATGATGGGCCTGCCGTACCCGATACGTCTCGTAGGCTACGGGTTCCGCGCGCCAAAGAATCCTGTCCTAGGCATGGATGTCGCAGGGGTCGTGGAGGCGATCGGCAAGAATGTGACCAGATTCCAGTCTGGCGATGAAGTGTTCGGGATCGGTAGGGGTTCGTACGCCGACTACGCACGCGCACATGAAGACAAGCTCGCACCCAAGCCGACGAATCTTAGCTTCAAGCAAGCGGCGGCGGTCGCCATCTCCGGCTTGACCGCCTTGCAAGGCCTGCGGGACCACGGACGGATTGAACCGGGCCAGAAAGTGTTAATCATCGGCGCATCGGGCGGCGTGGGCACCTTTGCCGTACAGATCGCCAAGGCGTTCGACGCGCACGTCACTGGCGTGTGTAGCACCGCGAAGATGGACTTGGTCCAATCGATCGGCGCGGATCACGTTATCGATTACACTCGTGACGACTTCGCCGAGAGAAAACAGCACTATGACCTGATCCTCGACATCGGTGGGAACTCGTCGTTGGCGCGTCTCCGACGTGCCCTCGTTCCACAGGGAACCCTCGTTATCGTCGGCGGTGAAACGGGCGGACGGTGGCTCGGAGGCATCGATCGACAGTTCCGAGCTCTCGTGCTATCCCCGTTCGTGAGCCAGAAGCTTGGCACATTCGTCTCCTCGGAGAATCACGATGACCTACTCGTCCTCAAGGATCTCATCGAATCCGAAAAGGTCACACCGATTATCGACAGAACGTACCCGCTCACCGAGGTTCCCGAAGCCATCCGGTATCTTGAGGACGGACATGCCAAAGGGAAAATCGTGATCACATCAGGGTAG
- a CDS encoding flavodoxin domain-containing protein: MAHILTVFGTGEGQTEKIADSITEEFRARGHEATTVNVAEIDSELDLDEFDAVLIGASIHYGRQQKSVRRWVKANREVLVRTPNGFFQVSGASGAKNDEGLAEATGYLDKFIDATNWQPDRIALFGGALRFSEYGFLKRALLKFIVRN; encoded by the coding sequence ATGGCCCACATCCTTACTGTGTTCGGAACCGGCGAGGGACAGACCGAAAAGATAGCCGACAGCATCACGGAGGAATTCAGAGCCCGTGGCCACGAGGCAACGACGGTAAACGTCGCGGAGATCGATTCCGAACTCGATCTCGACGAGTTCGACGCCGTCTTGATCGGCGCGTCGATCCACTATGGAAGACAACAGAAGTCGGTCAGGAGGTGGGTCAAAGCGAACCGCGAGGTACTGGTGCGGACGCCGAACGGGTTCTTTCAAGTCTCCGGTGCGTCCGGGGCGAAAAACGACGAGGGGCTCGCGGAGGCGACGGGATATCTCGACAAGTTTATCGACGCCACGAACTGGCAGCCCGACAGAATCGCCCTCTTCGGCGGCGCACTCCGCTTCTCAGAGTACGGGTTCCTCAAGCGAGCGCTGCTGAAGTTCATCGTGAGGAACTAG